Part of the Pieris brassicae chromosome 5, ilPieBrab1.1, whole genome shotgun sequence genome is shown below.
TCATTTAGTACACAATTTCCATCTAAAACATCAGCAGCAGATATACCAGTGATAGGTTTTGGATGATTCATAGTAAAGTTAACAACAATGATTTTGAGATgcattaaatatgaaaaagttaaatttaaaccaGTGCCATCTGGTATTTTAACTGTTACAAGTACATGTAGTGGATGTTTTCTCAAAGCTTCCCTTTTCTTTGCATCTGCTTTTTCTTCTTTAGATATTTTTGCTGATCTATGATGCCTTTTCTTTTTGTCTCTCTGATCTTCATCATTTCCATCCTGGTCTGAGTCAGAATCATTTGACACAACAAATTCATTGTCCATATTGGATGTTTGTTCTAGTCGTCGGGCCTCATCTTCATCCCCAGATATTCCTGTAATAAGGATtcctttagtatttatttttatgattacacAAGTTTAAGTAAGAATTTTGCATTGAGAccaaacaatgaaaaattcTTACTACTAATACTTACTAATACACTGTCATAAGACTCAAAAAGTCAGTCCAATGAAATGCACTTCTTTATTGTAGTCATTACAACaagttttacttttataataatttgttaaacatACCAACAATAACATTCTTTGCACCCAGAGCATCAGAATAAGCACTTCCATTAGCATATAGTAAAAACAATGGTGGTGGTAATAAAGTTGCCAATTTTGATTCCTCCCTCTTGTCATCCAGCCTCAAAGCCAAGCATTCTTGAAGTGGTTTAGTTGCTTTAAGGACATCTCTTAAATGTGGTGCAAGAGCATCCAAGCGAGACCTGGCAGCAGCTATTGCTGCAGCAACTCTTTCTTTTGAAGAAACCAACTCATTACAAGCTCCAGCCAGTTCCCTTCGCTGGCGAAGCTCCCATTCTAACCTTGCAAGTTGCAATTGATGCTCATCTGTCTTTGTTATATCCTGAAACATACcagtttatatgtaataaaatattaatattataaattacttatatatattatctacataattatgttatatattattgactTACAAGACGACACACTTCAGCGGGggcagttttataaaaatcatcaaCAGGTACAAGCTCAATCTCTTCATCCtttgatttaaattgtaaacacTTTGTGACTTCCTTATTTAGATGGTCAGCTTCATACAACAGGTTTTGAAGAAGTAAATGTGTTGAATCTACTCTCTGTTTTTCCTTGTGCAGAGCATCTCGGCCAGTACGAGTACGCACTTTTTCTAaacggtttaatttttttagtgcAACTAACTGCAGTGAAGCTTCAACCCTTTTAGTATGTAGTTTTTCTTTTGCCTAAAAAACGTAAAGATGTGCATTAAagaatatttgattttatttgtaaattacatGCAAAAGTTACTTCATAAAAAACTTACTTCTTCAGTTCCTTTCGCTTTGAGCTCTGCAATATCTGTAAAAAG
Proteins encoded:
- the LOC123709982 gene encoding THO complex subunit 5 homolog, with protein sequence MGKDDTTTKKRRKLNTSSSSESTKLSPGEVYKKVVDFEESESKLRPAEKDAVLFKKICQDIRQLFTDIAELKAKGTEEAKEKLHTKRVEASLQLVALKKLNRLEKVRTRTGRDALHKEKQRVDSTHLLLQNLLYEADHLNKEVTKCLQFKSKDEEIELVPVDDFYKTAPAEVCRLDITKTDEHQLQLARLEWELRQRRELAGACNELVSSKERVAAAIAAARSRLDALAPHLRDVLKATKPLQECLALRLDDKREESKLATLLPPPLFLLYANGSAYSDALGAKNVIVGISGDEDEARRLEQTSNMDNEFVVSNDSDSDQDGNDEDQRDKKKRHHRSAKISKEEKADAKKREALRKHPLHVLVTVKIPDGTGLNLTFSYLMHLKIIVVNFTMNHPKPITGISAADVLDGNCVLNELYIGDTGSDSPHPATSFLLKSAGISEEFQHIISEIGKPYIWAQRMCGLDFMAAIGNERKDLKNVQSCPSLSVATVENFIFTLQKRLKARVELMKELQDLECGKIIPSKEMATIRLSGSMTQWQSVSWSEYVQAPSTTFLVSEGLVSPDNMLYRAIITRQSAKLVALVALSSDYPKQAPLFSLTLHYNGTYHSGTNDDIRDIERYVNSNWQGDNLKPNLSNQITKLLTCLDILLETMGTQEFPPDKVMLQPVRGRNRMKPYKFLKQGSGIFVQFE